A single region of the Mustela lutreola isolate mMusLut2 chromosome 2, mMusLut2.pri, whole genome shotgun sequence genome encodes:
- the SLC6A20 gene encoding sodium- and chloride-dependent transporter XTRP3 isoform X2, whose product MLIVEGMPLLYLELAVGQRMRQGSIGAWKTISPYLGGVGLASVVVSFFLSMYYNIINAWAFWYLFHSFQDPLPWSVCPLNDNHTGYDEECEKASSTQYFWYRKTLNISPSIQDSGRVQWEPALCLVLAWLVVYLCVLRGTQSTGKVVYFTALLPYCVLIIYLVRGLTLHGATNGLAYMFTPKLEQLANPKAWINAATQIFFSLGLGFGSLIAFASYNEPSNNCQKHAIIVSLINSSTSIFASIVTFSIYGFKATFNYESCLNKVILLLTNSFDLEDGFLTTSNLEQVKGYLASTFPGKYSEVLPQMRNCSLQAELATAVQGTGLSFIVYTEAIKNMEVSQLWSVLYFFMLLMLGIGSMLGNTAAILTPLTDSKVVSSHLPKEAISGLVCLVNCVIGLVFTMESGNYWFDIFNDYAATLSLLLIVLVETIAVCYVYGLRRFESDLEAMTGRGLNWYWKAMWAGVSPLLIISLFVFYLSDYILTGTLQYQAWDAFQGQLVTKDYPPYALAVIGLLVASSIMCIPLVALGTFITRCLKRGDTPPTA is encoded by the exons ATGCTCATTGTGGAGGGCATGCCTCTGCTGTACCTGGAACTGGCTGTGGGGCAGCGCATGCGGCAGGGAAGCATCGGCGCCTGGAAGACCATCAGCCCCTACCTTGGTGGTGTCG gCCTGGCCAGCGTGGTGGTGTCCTTCTTCCTGTCCATGTACTACAACATCATCAACGCCTGGGCCTTCTGGTACCTCTTCCACTCCTTCCAG GATCCCCTGCCATGGTCCGTGTGCCCGCTGAACGACAACCACACGGGCTACGACGAGGAGTGCGAGAAGGCGTCCTCCACGCAGTACTTCTGGTACAGGAAAACTCTCAACATCTCCCCGTCCATCCAGGACAGCGGGCGCGTGCAGTGGGAGCCGGCGCTCTGCCTCGTCCTGGCCTGGCTGGTGGTGTACCTGTGCGTCCTGAGGGGCACCCAGTCCACTGGCAAG GTGGTATACTTCACCGCGTTGCTGCCTTACTGCGTGCTCATCATCTACCTGGTCCGGGGCCTCACGCTCCACGGAGCCACTAACGGCCTAGCCTACATGTTCACGCCCAAG CTGGAGCAGCTGGCCAACCCCAAGGCCTGGATCAACGCGGCCACCCAGATCTTCTTCTCCCTGGGCCTGGGCTTCGGCAGCCTGATCGCCTTCGCCAGCTACAACGAGCCGTCCAACAACTGCCAGAAGCACGCCATCATCGTGTCCCTCATCAACAGCTCCACTTCCATCTTTGCCAGCATCGTGACCTTCTCCATCTACGGCTTCAAGGCCACCTTCAACTACGAGAGCTGCTTGAACAA ggtgATTCTGCTGCTGACCAATTCCTTTGACCTGGAGGACGGCTTTCTGACCACCAGCAACCTGGAGCAGGTGAAGGGCTACCTGGCGTCCACCTTCCCCGGCAAATACAGCGAGGTGCTCCCGCAGATGAGAAACTGCAgtctgcaggcagagctggccaCG GCGGTCCAGGGCACCGGCTTGTCTTTCATCGTCTACACCGAGGCCATTAAGAACATGGAGGTGTCCCAGCTGTGGTCAGTGCTCTATTTCTTCATGCTGCTGATGCTGGGCATTGGGAGCATGCTGGGGAACACGGCGGCCATCCTCACGCCTCTGACCGACAGCAAGGTTGTCTCTAGCCACCTGCCCAAGGAGGCTATCTCCG GTCTGGTGTGCCTCGTCAACTGTGTCATCGGCCTGGTGTTCACCATGGAGTCTGGCAACTATTGGTTCGACATATTCAATGACTACGCGGCCACACTGTCCCTGCTGCTCATCGTGCTGGTGGAGACCATTGCTGTGTGTTACGTGTATGGGCTAAGGAG ATTTGAAAGTGACCTTGAGGCCATGACCGGTCGTGGCCTGAACTGGTACTGGAAGGCCATGTGGGCCGGCGTGAGCCCCCTGCTCATCATCAGCCTCTTTGTCTTCTACCTGAGTGACTACATCCTCACGGGGACCCTGCAGTACCAAGCGTGGGACGCCTTCCAG GGTCAGCTCGTGACCAAGGACTACCCCCCATACGCCTTGGCCGTCATCGGGCTGCTGGTGGCCTCCTCCATCATGTGCATCCCCCTGGTGGCCCTGGGGACTTTCATCACACGCTGTCTCAAGAGGGGAGACACGCCCCCCACGGCCTGA
- the SLC6A20 gene encoding sodium- and chloride-dependent transporter XTRP3 isoform X1: MEKSRPLWANPLQFVFACISYAVGLGNVWRFPYLCQMYGGGSFLVPYLVMLIVEGMPLLYLELAVGQRMRQGSIGAWKTISPYLGGVGLASVVVSFFLSMYYNIINAWAFWYLFHSFQDPLPWSVCPLNDNHTGYDEECEKASSTQYFWYRKTLNISPSIQDSGRVQWEPALCLVLAWLVVYLCVLRGTQSTGKVVYFTALLPYCVLIIYLVRGLTLHGATNGLAYMFTPKLEQLANPKAWINAATQIFFSLGLGFGSLIAFASYNEPSNNCQKHAIIVSLINSSTSIFASIVTFSIYGFKATFNYESCLNKVILLLTNSFDLEDGFLTTSNLEQVKGYLASTFPGKYSEVLPQMRNCSLQAELATAVQGTGLSFIVYTEAIKNMEVSQLWSVLYFFMLLMLGIGSMLGNTAAILTPLTDSKVVSSHLPKEAISGLVCLVNCVIGLVFTMESGNYWFDIFNDYAATLSLLLIVLVETIAVCYVYGLRRFESDLEAMTGRGLNWYWKAMWAGVSPLLIISLFVFYLSDYILTGTLQYQAWDAFQGQLVTKDYPPYALAVIGLLVASSIMCIPLVALGTFITRCLKRGDTPPTA; encoded by the exons ATGGAGAAGTCGCGTCCGCTGTGGGCCAACCCGCTGCAGTTCGTCTTCGCCTGCATCTCGTACGCCGTGGGCCTGGGCAACGTGTGGCGCTTCCCCTACCTGTGCCAGATGTACGGCGGAG GCAGCTTCCTGGTGCCCTACCTCGTCATGCTCATTGTGGAGGGCATGCCTCTGCTGTACCTGGAACTGGCTGTGGGGCAGCGCATGCGGCAGGGAAGCATCGGCGCCTGGAAGACCATCAGCCCCTACCTTGGTGGTGTCG gCCTGGCCAGCGTGGTGGTGTCCTTCTTCCTGTCCATGTACTACAACATCATCAACGCCTGGGCCTTCTGGTACCTCTTCCACTCCTTCCAG GATCCCCTGCCATGGTCCGTGTGCCCGCTGAACGACAACCACACGGGCTACGACGAGGAGTGCGAGAAGGCGTCCTCCACGCAGTACTTCTGGTACAGGAAAACTCTCAACATCTCCCCGTCCATCCAGGACAGCGGGCGCGTGCAGTGGGAGCCGGCGCTCTGCCTCGTCCTGGCCTGGCTGGTGGTGTACCTGTGCGTCCTGAGGGGCACCCAGTCCACTGGCAAG GTGGTATACTTCACCGCGTTGCTGCCTTACTGCGTGCTCATCATCTACCTGGTCCGGGGCCTCACGCTCCACGGAGCCACTAACGGCCTAGCCTACATGTTCACGCCCAAG CTGGAGCAGCTGGCCAACCCCAAGGCCTGGATCAACGCGGCCACCCAGATCTTCTTCTCCCTGGGCCTGGGCTTCGGCAGCCTGATCGCCTTCGCCAGCTACAACGAGCCGTCCAACAACTGCCAGAAGCACGCCATCATCGTGTCCCTCATCAACAGCTCCACTTCCATCTTTGCCAGCATCGTGACCTTCTCCATCTACGGCTTCAAGGCCACCTTCAACTACGAGAGCTGCTTGAACAA ggtgATTCTGCTGCTGACCAATTCCTTTGACCTGGAGGACGGCTTTCTGACCACCAGCAACCTGGAGCAGGTGAAGGGCTACCTGGCGTCCACCTTCCCCGGCAAATACAGCGAGGTGCTCCCGCAGATGAGAAACTGCAgtctgcaggcagagctggccaCG GCGGTCCAGGGCACCGGCTTGTCTTTCATCGTCTACACCGAGGCCATTAAGAACATGGAGGTGTCCCAGCTGTGGTCAGTGCTCTATTTCTTCATGCTGCTGATGCTGGGCATTGGGAGCATGCTGGGGAACACGGCGGCCATCCTCACGCCTCTGACCGACAGCAAGGTTGTCTCTAGCCACCTGCCCAAGGAGGCTATCTCCG GTCTGGTGTGCCTCGTCAACTGTGTCATCGGCCTGGTGTTCACCATGGAGTCTGGCAACTATTGGTTCGACATATTCAATGACTACGCGGCCACACTGTCCCTGCTGCTCATCGTGCTGGTGGAGACCATTGCTGTGTGTTACGTGTATGGGCTAAGGAG ATTTGAAAGTGACCTTGAGGCCATGACCGGTCGTGGCCTGAACTGGTACTGGAAGGCCATGTGGGCCGGCGTGAGCCCCCTGCTCATCATCAGCCTCTTTGTCTTCTACCTGAGTGACTACATCCTCACGGGGACCCTGCAGTACCAAGCGTGGGACGCCTTCCAG GGTCAGCTCGTGACCAAGGACTACCCCCCATACGCCTTGGCCGTCATCGGGCTGCTGGTGGCCTCCTCCATCATGTGCATCCCCCTGGTGGCCCTGGGGACTTTCATCACACGCTGTCTCAAGAGGGGAGACACGCCCCCCACGGCCTGA